Proteins found in one Methylobacterium sp. CB376 genomic segment:
- the crtD gene encoding 1-hydroxycarotenoid 3,4-desaturase CrtD codes for MTDERVVVIGAGIGGLVAALGLSAAGLNVTVVEKAAAPGGKMRAVAAGPRRVEAGPTVFTMRWVFEEIFSEAGADLAARVSLTPAGILARHAWSAGERLDLFADPARSEAAIADFAGPREAEGFRRFRARAAEIYRTLETPFIREPRPNPLELALRVGPRGLGDLWRIQPFATLWTALCAHFRDPRLRQLFGRYATYCGSSPFEAPATLMLVAHVEQEGVWTIAGGLSRLAAAVAELAAEKGAALRYGAEATGIVTAGGRVAGVALASGERLPATRVVANADVAALAAGLFGPEAARAVDPVPREARSLSAVTFAVAGRPDGFPLVRHNVFFSRDYQSEFVDLTRRRRLPEDPTVYVCAQDRGDDGVPETGRGPDHAPEALLALVNAPARDEPFSPQEIARCHATMSRRLSACGLTLAPEAETVTAPPDFATLFPGTGGALYGRASHGWTASFRRPGARTRLPGLYLAGGSAHPGPGVPMAAQSGRLAARQVLRDLAST; via the coding sequence GTGACGGACGAACGGGTGGTGGTGATCGGGGCGGGAATCGGCGGGCTGGTGGCGGCCCTCGGCCTTTCGGCCGCGGGCCTGAACGTCACCGTGGTGGAGAAGGCGGCCGCGCCGGGCGGCAAGATGCGCGCGGTGGCGGCCGGCCCGCGCCGGGTCGAGGCCGGCCCCACGGTCTTCACCATGCGCTGGGTGTTCGAGGAGATCTTCTCCGAGGCGGGCGCCGACCTCGCCGCCCGGGTCTCGCTGACGCCGGCCGGCATCCTGGCGCGGCACGCCTGGAGCGCGGGGGAGCGCCTCGACCTCTTCGCCGACCCGGCCCGCTCGGAGGCGGCGATCGCGGATTTCGCCGGCCCCCGGGAGGCGGAGGGGTTCCGCCGCTTCCGCGCCCGCGCGGCCGAGATCTACCGCACCCTCGAGACCCCCTTCATCCGCGAGCCCCGCCCGAACCCGCTGGAACTCGCCCTGCGGGTCGGGCCCCGGGGCCTCGGCGACCTCTGGCGCATCCAGCCCTTCGCGACGCTCTGGACCGCGCTCTGCGCGCATTTCCGCGACCCGCGCCTGCGCCAGCTGTTCGGGCGCTACGCGACCTATTGCGGCTCCTCGCCCTTCGAGGCGCCCGCGACCCTGATGCTGGTCGCGCACGTGGAGCAGGAGGGGGTCTGGACGATCGCCGGCGGGCTGTCGCGCCTCGCTGCCGCCGTGGCGGAGCTCGCCGCCGAGAAGGGCGCCGCCCTGCGCTACGGGGCCGAGGCGACCGGGATCGTCACGGCGGGCGGGCGCGTCGCCGGGGTCGCCCTGGCGAGCGGCGAGCGCCTCCCGGCGACCCGCGTCGTCGCCAACGCGGACGTGGCGGCCCTCGCCGCGGGCCTGTTCGGGCCGGAGGCGGCGCGGGCGGTCGACCCGGTCCCGCGCGAGGCGCGCTCGCTCTCGGCGGTCACCTTCGCGGTGGCCGGCCGCCCGGACGGCTTCCCCCTGGTGCGCCACAACGTGTTCTTCTCGCGCGACTACCAGAGCGAGTTCGTGGACCTGACCCGGCGGCGGCGCCTGCCGGAGGACCCGACCGTCTACGTCTGCGCCCAGGACCGCGGCGACGACGGCGTGCCGGAGACGGGCCGGGGCCCGGACCACGCGCCGGAAGCCCTGCTCGCCCTCGTCAACGCGCCCGCCCGCGACGAACCCTTTTCCCCGCAGGAGATCGCCCGATGCCACGCCACGATGAGCCGGCGGCTGTCCGCCTGCGGCCTGACGCTCGCGCCGGAGGCCGAGACGGTGACGGCGCCGCCGGATTTCGCGACGCTCTTCCCGGGGACCGGGGGGGCGCTGTACGGCCGGGCCTCGCACGGCTGGACGGCGTCCTTCCGCCGGCCGGGGGCGCGCACGCGGCTGCCGGGCCTCTACCTGGCGGGGGGGAGCGCGCATCCGGGGCCGGGCGTGCCGATGGCAGCCCAGTCGGGCCGGCTCGCGGCGCGGCAGGTGCTGCGGGACCTCGCTTCGACCTGA